A single window of Leishmania panamensis strain MHOM/PA/94/PSC-1 chromosome 35 sequence DNA harbors:
- a CDS encoding 40S ribosomal protein S8, putative (TriTrypDB/GeneDB-style sysID: LpmP.35.6570) yields MPQNEYIEQAQKRYGRRLDHVERTRKREARKAHTDANYLKRVRGMKAKLAQKARYAEKAEIRKKIREHEEKQTTERVKDKGPKNALPSFLMDRSEADRAKVLSNSLKQKRKEKAGKWAVPIEKVKTVSEDEMLKAVTSGKRGKKSWKRLVNKVTFVGETFTRRMPKMERFIRPMALRFKKAHVTHPELKATFCLPIIAVKKNPQGRMYTGLGVITKGSVIEVNVSELGLVTPSGKVVWGKYAQVTNNPENDGCINAVLLV; encoded by the coding sequence ATGCCGCAGAACGAGTACATCGAGCAGGCGCAAAAGCGCTACGGTCGCCGCCTCGACCATGTCGAGCGCACCCGCAAGCGCGAGGCCCGCAAGGCCCACACGGACGCCAACTACCTGAAGCGGGTGCGTGGTATGAAGGCCAAGCTGGCGCAGAAGGCCCGCTACGCGGAAAAGGCAGAAATCCGCAAGAAGATCCGTGAGCACGAGGAGAAGCAGACGACGGAGCGGGTGAAGGACAAGGGACCCAAGAATGCCCTGCCCAGCTTCCTGATGGACCGTAGCGAGGCCGACCGCGCCAAGGTGCTGTCGAACTCCCTGAAAcaaaagaggaaggagaaggccgGCAAGTGGGCCGTGCCGATCGAGAAGGTCAAGACGGTGTCGGAGGATGAGATGCTCAAGGCCGTCACCTCTGGCAAGCGCGGCAAGAAGTCGTGGAAGCGCTTAGTGAACAAGGTGACATTTGTTGGGGAGACCTTCACCCGCCGCATGCCGAAGATGGAGCGCTTCATCCGACCCATGGCGCTGCGCTTCAAGAAGGCCCACGTCACCCACCCGGAACTGAAGGCCACCTTCTGCCTTCCCATCATCGCCGTCAAGAAGAATCCGCAGGGCAGGATGTACACCGGCCTTGGCGTCATCACGAAGGGCTCCGTAATTGAGGTGAACGTGTCCGAGTTAGGTCTGGTGACGCCGTCGGGTAAGGTGGTATGGGGCAAATACGCGCAGGTGACGAACAACCCAGAGAACGACGGCTGCATCaatgcggtgctgcttgTCTGA
- a CDS encoding hypothetical protein (TriTrypDB/GeneDB-style sysID: LpmP.35.6580), which yields MLSSRGVITTNAALVECAAGQNTSDKNVFLLSELEKVWVAVAVVARRLLLDGSAVQIAPFGALWTQEYILLRDRQQNPYKTRKLCFGINLNYANRYGIDTGKVPLERPGGEGYVRVSMADIVSVCSVPARTASAALKEFFLYLGEKLSRDRVLQLSLPGVATISIKKQKVVLSMHEELRLEMYEIDSRKWPGELQREGYEVLQTQVEAATSCALSSAAASRPSTSHLSRASWRSAPASTAGDGIDAKRPVFVAASPSGRLFDDIAQHEEQRRRAAQSVAAAEREMRRRQEDLNQRIERYAGYGYQDDPVENEVYYTERAGKDDLDYTHPSSEEVKGAGADDGLRRVGRPPPSASGESIYNIIDRSDPRNTATIPHQSRQYGQHYPQSSSWASSHHEVAAKDGPDVEVIEIFDDSSMVEQPTTTLDKRPIAPKNAELERILREEEPFSRPIPHRTYHESSAARDLIYSQPYEAPSRRARSAAVAGPSPATHEKHTANIDTSTQTIAFTETTKSGQIHEDVLRFGRKRFDANQYDSDHIGSLLQYREY from the coding sequence ATGTTGAGTAGCCGTGGGGTCATCACGACTAACGCGGCGCTTGTGGAGTGTGCCGCAGGGCAAAATACATCGGATAAGAACGTGTTCCTGCTGAGTGAGTTAGAGAAGGTCTGGGTGGCTGTGGCGGTAGTAGCGCGTCGCCTGCTcctcgacggcagcgccgtgcaaATTGCACCGTTCGGCGCGCTTTGGACTCAGGAGTACATTCTGCTGCGCGACCGGCAACAAAACCCCTACAAAACGCGTAAGTTGTGCTTTGGCATCAACCTCAACTATGCAAATCGTTATGGTATTGACACCGGCAAAGTGCCTCTCGAACGACCTGGCGGGGAAGGCTATGTGCGAGTGAGCATGGCTGACATAGTATCAGTGTGCAGCGTGCCTGCGCGGACTGCCTCTGCGGCGCTCAAAGAGTTCTTTCTGTACCTCGGTGAGAAGCTTTCGCGCGACCGCGTGCTCcagctgtcgctgccgggCGTCGCCACCATTTCCATAAAGAAGCAGAAGGTGGTTCTGAGCATGcatgaggagctgcgcctTGAGATGTACGAGATCGACAGCCGCAAGTGGCctggagagctgcagcgcgaaggttatgaggtgctgcagacgcaggtggaggcggcaaccTCCTGCGCGCTCAGCTCGGCTGCCGCATCGCGTCCGTCAACGTCACACCTTTCGCGGGCGAGTTGGCGCTCCGCCCCGGCGTCAACAGCAGGCGACGGCATCGACGCAAAGAGGCCAGTCTTTGTTGCTGCCTCGCCATCGGGTCGACTTTTTGACGATATCGCGCAGCACGAAGAGCAACGCAGAAGAGCGGCCCAATCGGTTGCAgccgcagagagagagatgcgccgccgccaggaGGACCTGAACCAACGTATTGAGCGCTATGCCGGATATGGATACCAGGATGACCCGGTTGAAAACGAGGTGTACTACACCGAGAGGGCCGGTAAAGACGACTTGGACTACACGCACCCGTCGTCAGAGGAGGTGAAAGGGGCTGGCGCCGATGACGGACTACGACGCGTTGGCCGACCACCACCGAGTGCGTCCGGGGAGTCCATCTACAACATCATCGATCGGTCCGACCCTCGGAACACTGCAACGATCCCCCATCAATCCCGCCAGTACGGGCAGCACTACCCCCAGTCGTCCTCTTGGGCATCCTCGCACCATGAAGTGGCAGCCAAGGACGGCCCTGACGTGGAGGTCATAGAAATCTTCGATGACTCTAGCATGGTTGAGCAGCCCACCACGACACTAGATAAGCGCCCCATCGCTCCCAAGAACGCGGAACTAGAGCGTATTCTGCGAGAGGAGGAACCTTTTAGCCGACCCATACCCCACCGCACATACCACGAGTCAAGTGCGGCACGGGACCTGATATACTCTCAGCCGTACGAGGCGCCATCACGCAGAGCGAGGTCAGCGGCAGTAGCGGGGCCATCGCCAGCGACACATGAAAAGCACACCGCGAACATAGACACTAGCACGCAGACCATCGCCTTCACAGAGACCACAAAGTCCGGACAGATCCATGAGGATGTACTTCGATTTGGGCGCAAGCGGTTTGATGCGAACCAGTACGACAGTGATCACATTGGAAGTCTCCTTCAATACCGCGAGTATTGA